In Humulus lupulus chromosome 6, drHumLupu1.1, whole genome shotgun sequence, a single genomic region encodes these proteins:
- the LOC133783669 gene encoding uncharacterized protein LOC133783669 — protein sequence MQHPNGRIVVAWNPLSFDVDIRGSSSQWMHFAVTAKNGIQVVITVVYAFNDKVGRERLWEDLESMANSVSYPWIVMGDFNAVLSLEDRFPYHGNGSDFLPFQHCVEHCKLSDMKFSGTFFTWNNKQGGKDRVYAKLDRVLANESWIGKFQNAEVIFFPECTMDHSPFMVNFGSLPENKKPFRYFNFWSNLEGFHRTVAESWRKDVQGTPMYSLITKLKRLRFDLKKLNREGKGDVFMQDTMTHKLMIDVQDKLQCDPGNIQLIDEEIARRKEYQWAHKNLVQFLKQKVKEDWLKLGDENTKVFHNSIRNMHMQNAIFSIWDMKGLWHDSHEEVHNAFYAYYEDLLDTAMRNRRRVLVSIVQSGPMISDQQAVFLRCRQIIIQWLPETKITNDGEILQQKSRKWSER from the exons ATGCAGCATCCTAATGGGAGAATAGTGGTTGCATGGAACCCGTTGAGTTTTGATGTGGATATTAGAGGGAGTTCGAGCCAGTGGATGCATTTTGCAGTTACGGCTAAAAATGGAATTCAGGTTGTTATTACAGTGGTTTATGCTTTTAATGATAAAGTAGGTAGGGAGAGACTTTGGGAAGATTTGGAGAGCATGGCTAATAGTGTCTCTTATCCTTGGATAGTGATGGGTGACTTCAATGCAGTGTTATCTCTAGAAGACCGATTCCCTTATCATGGTAATGGTTCAGATTTTTTGCCTTTTCAGCACTGTGTTGAGCATTGCAAATTATCAGATATGAAATTTTCTGGCACGTTTTTTACTTGGAACAATAAACAAGGGGGCAAAGATAGGGTTTACGCTAAACTTGATCGAGTTTTGGCCAATGAGAGCTGGATAGGGAAGTTTCAGAATGCTGAGGTTATTTTTTTTCCTGAGTGTACCATGGACCATAGCCCTTTTATGGTCAACTTTGGTTCTCTTCCTGAGAATAAAAAGCCATTCAGATATTTCAACTTTTGGAGCAATTTAGAGGGTTTTCATAGGACAGTTGCTGAGTCTTGGAGAAAGGATGTGCAGGGGACTCCAATGTATTCGTTGATTACCAAGCTGAAAAGGCTGAGATTTGATTTGAAAAAGCTTAATAGAGAAGGGAAAGGAGATGTGTTTATGCAAGATACAATGACTCATAAGTTGATGATTGATGTCCAAGATAAGTTGCAATGTGATCCGGGTAACATCCAGCTGATAGATGAGGAGATTGCTAGAAGGAAAGAGTATCAGTGGGCTCATAAAAACTTGGTTCAGTTTCTTAAGCAAAAGGTAAAGGAAGATTGGCTGAAGCTTGGTGATGAGAATACTAAGGTTTTCCATAACAGTATTCGGAATATGCATATGCAGAATGCCATATTTTCGATTTGGGATATGAAAGGTCTGTGGCATGATAGCCATGAAGAGGTTCACAATGCATTTTATGCATATTATGAAGATTTACTTGATACAGCAATGAGAAACAGAAGGAGAGTTTTAGTTTCAATAGTTCAATCAGGTCCCATGATTTCGGATCAACAAGCTGTCTTCTTG agatgtAGACAAATCATTATTCAATGGTTGcctgaaacaaagattaccaatGATGGTGAAATTTTACAACAGAAAAGTAGAAAATGGAGTGagcgataa